In Synechococcus sp. Nb3U1, one DNA window encodes the following:
- the gyrB gene encoding DNA topoisomerase (ATP-hydrolyzing) subunit B, with protein MAENYGAEQIQVLEGLEAVRKRPGMYIGSTGPKGLHHLVYEVVDNSVDEALAGYCDDIQINLHPDGSVSVLDNGRGIPVDIHPKTGQSALITVLTVLHAGGKFGGGGYKVSGGLHGVGVSVVNALSEWVEVTVWREGKVHFQRFERGAVVGSLKSEPQLKGSDQRGTRVQFMPDGQVFLEREFDYGLLAARFRELAYLNAGVKITFSDLRRDPVHSETYQYAGGIKEYVAFINHEKTPIHSDIISVQGERDGVQVEVAMQWCSDVYTDNLIGFANNIRTNEGGTHLEGLKTCLTLTINSQARKLNKLKDSDNNLAGENVREGLTAIVSVKVPNPEFEGQTKTKLGNTEVRGIVQTIVSEALTEFLEFNPGIAKGIVDKAIQSFNAAEAARRARDLVRRKSALESSTLPGKLADCSSRDPAESEVYLVEGDSAGGSAKQGRDRQFQAILPLRGKILNIEKADPSKIYKNAEIQAMITALGLGIKGDEFDPSQLRYHRIILMTDADVDGSHIRTLLLTFFYRYQKALLEQGYVYIACPPLYKIEWGRNNVRYCYSDAEKDQIVRGLPANAKYNIQRFKGLGEMMPQQLWDTTMNPETRTLKQITIEDAVEADRIFTILMGDAVAPRREFIETHSAHLDLAALDI; from the coding sequence ATGGCAGAGAACTACGGTGCAGAGCAGATCCAAGTACTGGAAGGCTTGGAAGCTGTGCGCAAGCGGCCTGGCATGTACATCGGATCCACCGGGCCGAAAGGACTGCACCACTTAGTCTATGAAGTGGTGGATAACTCCGTCGATGAGGCGCTAGCGGGCTACTGCGATGACATTCAGATCAACCTGCACCCAGATGGCTCGGTATCGGTTTTGGACAATGGTCGCGGCATCCCGGTGGATATTCATCCCAAAACGGGTCAATCGGCTCTAATCACGGTGCTGACGGTGCTGCACGCGGGCGGCAAGTTCGGTGGTGGTGGCTACAAGGTTTCCGGCGGACTGCACGGTGTCGGGGTGTCGGTGGTGAACGCCCTCTCGGAATGGGTGGAGGTGACGGTTTGGCGGGAGGGCAAAGTTCACTTTCAACGCTTTGAGCGGGGAGCAGTGGTGGGATCCCTCAAATCCGAGCCGCAACTCAAGGGATCCGATCAGCGGGGCACACGGGTACAGTTTATGCCCGATGGACAGGTGTTTCTGGAGCGGGAGTTCGACTACGGGTTGTTGGCGGCGCGCTTCCGGGAACTGGCCTACCTGAATGCCGGGGTGAAGATTACCTTTAGCGATCTGCGGCGAGATCCGGTTCACAGCGAAACCTATCAATATGCCGGCGGCATTAAAGAATACGTAGCCTTCATTAACCACGAGAAAACCCCGATCCATTCCGACATCATCTCTGTGCAGGGGGAACGGGACGGGGTGCAGGTGGAAGTGGCCATGCAGTGGTGTTCGGATGTTTATACCGACAATTTGATTGGCTTTGCCAACAACATTCGCACTAACGAGGGGGGCACTCACCTGGAAGGACTTAAAACCTGCCTTACCCTCACCATCAACAGCCAGGCTCGTAAACTCAACAAGCTCAAAGATTCCGACAACAATCTAGCCGGAGAAAATGTACGAGAGGGGTTGACGGCGATCGTTTCGGTGAAGGTGCCCAATCCCGAGTTTGAAGGGCAAACCAAAACCAAGCTAGGTAATACAGAAGTTCGCGGTATTGTCCAAACCATAGTTTCCGAGGCCCTGACAGAGTTTCTAGAGTTTAACCCCGGCATTGCTAAGGGGATTGTTGATAAAGCTATTCAGTCCTTTAATGCTGCCGAAGCGGCTCGTCGAGCACGGGATTTGGTGCGGCGTAAATCTGCTCTGGAATCTTCTACTTTGCCAGGGAAATTGGCCGATTGCAGTTCCCGAGATCCGGCAGAATCAGAGGTCTATCTGGTGGAAGGCGACTCTGCGGGGGGCAGTGCCAAACAAGGACGGGATCGACAATTTCAGGCTATTTTGCCCCTGCGAGGTAAGATCCTCAACATTGAGAAAGCAGATCCCTCAAAGATCTACAAAAACGCTGAAATTCAAGCCATGATCACCGCCCTGGGTTTAGGGATAAAAGGCGATGAATTTGATCCCAGTCAATTGCGTTACCACCGCATTATATTGATGACTGATGCTGATGTAGATGGTAGCCACATTCGCACTCTGTTGTTAACCTTTTTCTATCGTTATCAGAAGGCATTGTTGGAACAGGGCTATGTGTATATTGCCTGTCCACCTCTCTACAAAATTGAGTGGGGCCGCAACAATGTCCGCTATTGCTATAGTGATGCGGAAAAAGATCAGATTGTGCGCGGTCTGCCCGCCAATGCCAAGTACAATATTCAACGGTTCAAAGGTTTGGGGGAGATGATGCCCCAACAACTTTGGGACACCACCATGAACCCAGAGACTCGCACCCTCAAGCAAATCACCATTGAAGATGCTGTGGAGGCGGATCGCATTTTCACCATCTTGATGGGCGATGCTGTGGCCCCTCGGCGGGAGTTTATCGAAACCCACAGTGCCCACCTGGATCTGGCAGCACTGGATATTTAA
- the fabG gene encoding 3-oxoacyl-ACP reductase FabG, producing the protein MQGKQILLTGGTGGLGLGVTPVVLTTGAELTLPYRKEKDLMALRETLPANTLERIRFVQVDLLDEAAIAQMIDSMRRVDGLIHLVGGFAMGPTHEYSLEDWRKDFDLNLTTTFLICKHSLRKMWQQGYGRIVTVGSRGAVEPGPQLAAYCASKAGVVALTRSIAAETKGTDITANVVLPSIIDTPTNRAAMGSEQAELWVKPESFGQVLAFLVSEAARDLRGAVIPVYGNV; encoded by the coding sequence ATGCAGGGCAAACAGATCTTGCTGACGGGTGGTACAGGTGGGTTGGGATTGGGGGTAACCCCGGTGGTACTGACCACAGGGGCAGAGCTGACCTTGCCCTATCGCAAAGAAAAAGATCTGATGGCCTTGCGAGAAACTCTACCGGCCAACACTTTGGAACGGATTCGCTTTGTGCAGGTGGATCTGCTGGATGAAGCCGCGATCGCCCAGATGATTGACAGTATGCGGCGGGTGGATGGGTTAATCCATTTGGTGGGAGGCTTTGCCATGGGGCCAACCCACGAGTACAGCCTGGAGGATTGGCGGAAAGATTTTGATCTCAACCTCACCACCACCTTCTTGATCTGTAAGCACAGCCTGCGAAAAATGTGGCAGCAAGGCTATGGGCGGATCGTGACGGTGGGATCCCGGGGGGCGGTGGAGCCGGGCCCACAACTGGCCGCCTACTGTGCCTCCAAAGCTGGGGTGGTCGCCCTCACCCGCAGCATCGCTGCCGAAACCAAGGGTACGGATATCACAGCCAATGTCGTCTTGCCGAGCATCATCGATACACCGACCAATCGAGCTGCCATGGGCTCCGAACAGGCTGAGCTGTGGGTAAAGCCGGAGTCTTTTGGGCAAGTGCTAGCCTTTTTGGTTTCTGAAGCAGCGCGAGACCTGCGGGGTGCAGTAATCCCGGTGTATGGCAATGTCTGA
- a CDS encoding PIN/TRAM domain-containing protein: MLDALLITIFMLAGAGLGFYGLDLLPPTVTQGANVEGARIVTSGFGVLAGLVLGSIVRWSYRRFEANVRSLPPDVLITRSVGLVIGLVIANLAMAPVYLLPLPQELNNFIEPLASVFFSLSFAYLGVSLADTHGPSLLRLFNPNYALQVALWAEGNVVAASAKVLDTSSIIDGRLAQLIETGFLEGTLVVPRFVLAELQTIADKADAQKRERGRKGLDTLQALRQDYPERFVIHETDYPDLATVDDKLVRLTQTVGGTLLTTDFNLKKVAMVQNVKVLNVNELAEALRPLYIAGDSLDIKITREGKEPGQGVGYLDDGTMVVVEEGQRSLGKTRSVVVTSAIQTSAGRMIFARLNSAAAPTSSTPPVKA, from the coding sequence ATGCTAGACGCCTTACTGATCACGATCTTTATGCTGGCCGGGGCTGGCCTCGGATTTTACGGTCTGGATCTGCTCCCCCCCACCGTTACCCAGGGAGCGAATGTGGAGGGGGCACGCATTGTCACCAGCGGCTTTGGGGTTTTGGCCGGCTTGGTGCTGGGATCCATCGTGCGCTGGAGCTACCGTCGCTTTGAGGCCAATGTGCGCTCGCTGCCGCCGGATGTGTTGATTACCCGCTCGGTGGGGTTGGTGATCGGGTTGGTGATCGCCAATTTGGCCATGGCTCCCGTGTATTTGCTCCCCCTGCCGCAGGAGCTGAACAACTTTATCGAGCCGCTGGCCTCGGTCTTTTTCAGTTTGTCCTTCGCCTACCTGGGGGTGAGCCTAGCGGATACCCACGGCCCCTCGCTGTTACGGCTGTTTAATCCCAACTATGCCCTGCAGGTGGCCCTTTGGGCAGAGGGCAATGTGGTGGCCGCCAGTGCCAAGGTTTTGGATACCAGCTCAATCATCGATGGTCGCTTGGCCCAGTTGATTGAGACAGGCTTTCTGGAGGGCACGCTGGTGGTGCCCAGGTTTGTGCTGGCGGAATTGCAAACCATCGCCGACAAAGCCGATGCCCAAAAACGGGAGCGGGGCCGTAAAGGTCTGGATACCCTGCAGGCGCTACGGCAAGACTATCCAGAACGGTTTGTGATTCACGAAACCGACTATCCCGATCTGGCCACCGTGGATGACAAGCTGGTACGGCTCACCCAAACTGTGGGCGGTACCCTGCTCACCACCGATTTCAACCTGAAGAAAGTGGCCATGGTGCAGAATGTCAAGGTGCTGAATGTGAACGAGCTGGCGGAGGCTCTACGGCCCCTCTATATTGCCGGAGACAGCCTCGATATCAAGATCACCCGCGAGGGGAAAGAACCGGGCCAAGGGGTGGGTTACCTGGATGACGGCACGATGGTGGTGGTAGAAGAGGGGCAGCGCTCTCTGGGCAAAACCCGCTCTGTGGTGGTGACCAGCGCCATTCAAACCTCGGCGGGCCGAATGATCTTTGCTCGTCTCAACTCTGCGGCTGCCCCCACCAGTTCTACTCCCCCTGTAAAAGCCTGA
- a CDS encoding ABC transporter permease has protein sequence MGQRTWILQGLALLAALLFVAVVILWVGASPLQVARSMWSGAFGTEAQFGRVLATLAPLSLCCCGLVLTFVAGLYNLGIEGQITIGAIAATFLLRLEDGRLPPTLAITLALGAGILGGAGWGWLAGILNVFGRVNEIFAGLGLNFVAQGWVLYLIFGPWKRPGVASMSGTELLEPSLWLPTWGRSEASPVALFLALLALGLTVMVVRNTRFGLQLRAVGKNPLAAFRLGIPSTQRLLMAFGCCGGLAGLAGALQVLALFHRLIPNISSNLGFLALLVVMLAGFNPLLILPIAFFFSSLNIGSLQLPLSLQLESSLAGVIQGSLVLFVLLAQGISRRYRFGPSKGSV, from the coding sequence ATGGGCCAACGCACCTGGATCCTTCAGGGGTTAGCTTTGCTGGCGGCGCTGCTGTTTGTGGCGGTGGTGATCCTATGGGTGGGGGCCTCGCCGCTGCAGGTGGCCCGGAGTATGTGGAGTGGGGCGTTTGGCACAGAAGCTCAGTTTGGGCGGGTTTTGGCGACCTTGGCCCCCCTTTCTCTCTGCTGTTGTGGTCTGGTCTTGACTTTCGTTGCTGGTCTCTACAACCTGGGTATTGAAGGGCAGATTACCATCGGGGCGATTGCGGCGACATTCCTGTTGCGGCTGGAAGATGGCCGTTTGCCACCGACTTTGGCTATAACCTTGGCACTTGGGGCAGGGATCCTGGGGGGAGCAGGCTGGGGCTGGCTAGCTGGGATCCTGAATGTCTTTGGGCGGGTAAACGAGATCTTCGCTGGCCTAGGGCTGAACTTCGTTGCTCAGGGCTGGGTGCTATACCTGATTTTTGGCCCCTGGAAACGACCAGGGGTGGCCTCTATGAGTGGGACGGAATTATTGGAGCCCAGTTTGTGGCTGCCCACTTGGGGACGGTCAGAGGCCAGCCCGGTGGCATTGTTTCTGGCTCTGTTGGCCTTGGGCCTGACGGTGATGGTGGTACGCAATACCCGCTTTGGCTTGCAGTTGCGGGCGGTGGGGAAAAATCCTTTGGCGGCCTTTCGGTTGGGGATCCCTTCGACGCAGCGGTTATTGATGGCCTTCGGTTGCTGTGGGGGCTTGGCGGGGTTGGCGGGGGCTTTGCAGGTTTTGGCCTTGTTCCATCGCCTGATCCCGAATATCTCTAGTAATTTGGGCTTTTTGGCTTTGCTGGTGGTGATGTTGGCGGGCTTTAATCCCCTGCTGATTTTGCCGATTGCCTTTTTCTTCAGCAGCCTTAATATCGGAAGCTTGCAACTTCCCCTTTCGTTACAGTTGGAATCTTCTTTGGCGGGGGTGATTCAGGGATCCCTGGTATTGTTTGTGCTACTGGCACAGGGGATCAGCCGCCGTTATCGATTCGGGCCAAGCAAAGGATCCGTTTAG
- the rimM gene encoding ribosome maturation factor RimM (Essential for efficient processing of 16S rRNA) codes for MMADPAWLWVGRVVAAHGLQGWLRVRCLSDFPERLTEPGQRWLQRDSDPEPQLYPLIQGQFFPAKGLYLVQLEGIPDRTAAEAWVGARVLVPASDRLPLEPDEYYYRDLIGLAVYHQGELLGQVSAIWAAGQDVLEITTASGQQVLIPFVKAFVPVVDLEQGQVQVQPPPGLVESFLG; via the coding sequence ATGATGGCGGATCCCGCTTGGTTATGGGTGGGGCGGGTGGTAGCGGCTCATGGCTTGCAGGGCTGGCTGCGGGTGAGGTGTCTGTCGGATTTTCCCGAGCGCCTCACAGAGCCGGGGCAGCGCTGGCTGCAACGCGATAGTGATCCTGAGCCCCAGTTGTACCCCCTGATTCAGGGGCAATTTTTCCCGGCCAAAGGTTTGTATTTGGTGCAGTTGGAAGGGATCCCGGATCGCACGGCGGCTGAGGCTTGGGTGGGGGCTCGTGTGTTGGTGCCTGCTTCCGACAGGTTGCCCCTAGAGCCGGATGAATACTACTACCGGGATCTGATCGGTTTGGCGGTCTATCACCAGGGGGAGTTGCTAGGGCAAGTCTCGGCGATTTGGGCGGCTGGCCAGGATGTGCTGGAGATAACCACCGCCAGTGGCCAACAGGTGTTGATCCCTTTTGTCAAGGCGTTTGTGCCCGTTGTGGATCTAGAACAAGGGCAGGTGCAGGTGCAGCCGCCGCCTGGGTTGGTGGAGAGTTTTCTAGGCTAG
- the rsmA gene encoding 16S rRNA (adenine(1518)-N(6)/adenine(1519)-N(6))-dimethyltransferase RsmA, with the protein MPYPRKRFGQHWLKDASVHETILRAANLDPAQAGVDPIWVLEIGPGTGQLTQRLLTRGVQVLAVEIDRDLCRLLHKRFADQPHFHLVEGDFLRLPLPKEPRLLVANIPYNLTSPILEKVLGSPAHPVQQFERIVLLVQKELAERLQATPGSKAYGAMSLRTRYLAECELICTVPRSAFKPSPKVESAVIRLSPRPAPTPARDPRWFNQLIQQGFSTRRKKLLNALQGLVERELLSAALTQLNLNPDARAEELDLPDWLALSDLLLDEVERTTLAHCQGEESR; encoded by the coding sequence ATGCCCTACCCCCGCAAACGGTTTGGCCAACACTGGCTCAAAGATGCTTCTGTCCATGAGACGATCCTACGGGCTGCAAACCTGGATCCGGCCCAAGCGGGTGTGGACCCCATCTGGGTGCTGGAGATCGGCCCAGGTACGGGGCAGTTAACCCAACGGCTATTGACCCGGGGAGTACAGGTTCTGGCGGTGGAGATCGACCGGGATCTCTGTCGGTTGCTGCACAAACGCTTTGCCGACCAGCCCCATTTTCATTTGGTGGAGGGGGATTTTCTACGGCTGCCCTTACCCAAAGAACCACGCCTCTTGGTGGCCAATATCCCCTACAACCTCACTAGCCCGATTCTAGAGAAAGTGCTGGGATCCCCGGCCCATCCTGTGCAGCAATTCGAGCGCATTGTCCTGCTGGTACAAAAGGAGCTGGCGGAGCGTCTCCAGGCTACCCCCGGCAGTAAAGCCTATGGAGCCATGAGTTTGCGAACTCGTTATCTGGCGGAGTGTGAACTGATTTGCACTGTGCCTCGCAGCGCCTTTAAGCCCTCACCCAAGGTGGAATCTGCCGTTATTCGTCTCAGCCCTCGTCCTGCCCCCACTCCCGCCCGGGATCCCCGTTGGTTTAACCAACTGATTCAACAGGGATTCTCCACCCGCCGCAAGAAGTTACTCAATGCGTTGCAGGGCCTAGTGGAACGGGAGTTGTTGTCGGCAGCCTTGACACAGCTCAACCTGAACCCCGATGCCCGCGCTGAAGAACTGGATCTGCCCGATTGGCTGGCCTTGAGTGATCTGTTGTTGGATGAAGTGGAAAGGACTACCCTGGCTCACTGCCAGGGGGAAGAATCGCGCTAG
- the rseP gene encoding RIP metalloprotease RseP, with amino-acid sequence MFILISIAILALLILVHEAGHFAAAKLQGIHVNRFSLGFGPVLWSYRGKETEYAIRALPLGGFVGFPDEDEDCPYSKTDPNLLKNRPVLDRLVVMAAGVMANLVFAYLVLVLMFASIGIPSVARIHPGILIPQVMPDSPAEVAGLQTGDVVLRAADQDYSTVADETAALSALNEFQELIRTHENQPILLEIQRGEADPVQLTVIPQAREDTVVIGVNLSPNQETALRPAANWGEIFSEAGGAYQRIVMLNVNGLRQLVQNFQSTATQVSGPVGIVKIGADLARNDAASLFNFTALISINLAILNLLPLPALDGGHIAFLILEGIRGKRLPKGLEDRVMQTGLVLLLGLGVVLIFKDTIAIVTGSG; translated from the coding sequence ATGTTTATCCTCATCTCCATCGCCATTCTCGCCCTCCTGATCCTGGTGCATGAGGCAGGCCACTTTGCGGCAGCCAAGTTGCAAGGGATCCATGTCAATCGTTTCTCCCTCGGGTTTGGCCCGGTTTTGTGGAGCTACCGGGGCAAGGAAACGGAGTACGCCATTCGCGCCCTGCCTTTGGGGGGCTTTGTCGGTTTTCCCGATGAGGATGAGGATTGTCCCTACTCCAAGACTGATCCGAACCTATTAAAGAACCGCCCCGTCTTGGATCGACTGGTGGTGATGGCGGCAGGGGTGATGGCCAATTTGGTCTTCGCCTACCTAGTGCTGGTGTTGATGTTTGCTTCGATCGGGATCCCATCGGTAGCTCGCATCCATCCTGGCATCCTCATCCCCCAGGTGATGCCCGATAGCCCTGCGGAGGTGGCTGGACTGCAGACGGGAGATGTGGTGTTGCGGGCGGCGGATCAAGACTACAGCACGGTAGCGGATGAAACGGCAGCTCTATCCGCTTTGAACGAGTTTCAGGAGTTGATCCGCACCCACGAAAATCAGCCCATTCTCCTGGAGATCCAACGAGGAGAGGCGGATCCCGTACAACTGACGGTGATCCCCCAAGCCCGTGAAGATACGGTGGTGATCGGGGTAAACCTGTCTCCCAACCAAGAAACAGCCCTGCGTCCTGCCGCCAACTGGGGTGAAATTTTCTCGGAGGCAGGCGGAGCTTACCAGCGAATCGTCATGCTGAACGTAAATGGCTTGCGCCAGCTGGTGCAAAACTTTCAGAGTACGGCCACTCAGGTCTCTGGCCCGGTGGGAATTGTCAAGATCGGTGCCGATTTGGCCCGCAACGATGCTGCCAGCCTGTTTAATTTCACCGCTTTGATCAGTATTAACCTGGCCATTCTCAACCTGTTGCCCTTGCCCGCCTTGGACGGGGGTCACATCGCCTTCTTGATTCTGGAAGGGATCCGAGGCAAACGTCTGCCCAAGGGCCTGGAGGATCGCGTGATGCAAACCGGCCTGGTGCTGCTCCTGGGGTTGGGGGTGGTGCTGATTTTCAAAGACACGATTGCCATCGTCACCGGCTCGGGTTAA
- a CDS encoding SPFH domain-containing protein yields the protein MPGILAAIALIFLGYLFNSVKIINQGYEALVERLGKFHRKLTPGLHFILPPIDSIVYRETIREKVLDVPPQQCITSDNVSLMADAVVYWRITDMIKARYAVEDVQRALINLVLTTLRSEIGRMVLDQTFSSRAEINARLLTELDEATDPWGIKVTRVEVKDIQPSKTVQDSMEKQMAAEREKRAAILKSEGEQQASINQATGAAKAQILRAEADKRERLLLAEGTAEALKTIAATLQADPQAGSALQYLMAQNYIDMGLKVGNSPSSKVIFMDPNSIPGTLQGLLSMVDVSKVGEGSSSRTLPPQKFPLRTPTSFPAEADFPRRD from the coding sequence ATGCCAGGTATCTTGGCGGCCATTGCCCTGATCTTTCTCGGCTACCTATTTAACTCTGTCAAAATCATCAACCAGGGCTATGAGGCGTTGGTGGAGCGATTGGGCAAGTTTCACCGCAAACTTACTCCCGGGTTGCATTTTATCCTGCCCCCCATCGACAGCATTGTGTACCGGGAAACCATCCGCGAAAAGGTGTTGGATGTGCCGCCGCAGCAGTGCATCACCAGCGACAACGTTTCCTTGATGGCGGATGCGGTGGTCTACTGGCGGATCACTGACATGATCAAAGCCCGCTATGCGGTGGAGGATGTGCAACGGGCCTTGATTAACCTGGTGTTAACGACTTTGCGCTCCGAAATTGGCCGCATGGTATTGGATCAAACCTTTTCCTCTCGCGCTGAGATCAATGCCCGCCTGCTGACGGAACTGGATGAAGCTACGGATCCTTGGGGGATCAAGGTGACACGGGTGGAGGTGAAAGATATTCAGCCCTCTAAAACCGTACAAGATTCTATGGAAAAGCAAATGGCTGCTGAACGGGAAAAGCGGGCTGCTATTCTCAAATCGGAAGGAGAACAGCAGGCCAGCATCAACCAAGCCACTGGTGCTGCTAAGGCCCAAATTTTAAGGGCAGAAGCTGACAAACGCGAACGCCTCTTGCTAGCTGAAGGAACGGCCGAAGCTCTAAAAACCATTGCGGCTACCTTACAGGCGGATCCCCAGGCGGGCAGCGCGCTGCAATACTTGATGGCGCAAAACTACATTGATATGGGTCTCAAGGTGGGCAACAGCCCCAGCTCAAAGGTGATCTTCATGGATCCCAACTCGATTCCGGGTACGTTGCAAGGGCTGCTCTCGATGGTGGATGTTTCCAAAGTGGGAGAGGGTTCTAGCTCCCGCACTCTCCCCCCGCAAAAGTTTCCGTTGCGCACCCCGACTTCTTTTCCGGCTGAAGCGGACTTTCCTCGGCGTGACTGA
- a CDS encoding NifU family protein, whose product MAQALELNPANIEKVLDELRPYLMADGGNVELVEIDGPVVKLRLQGACGACPSSTMTLKMGIERKLRESIPDVLEVEQVF is encoded by the coding sequence ATGGCACAAGCATTGGAACTGAATCCCGCCAACATCGAAAAAGTGCTGGATGAGCTGCGTCCTTACCTGATGGCCGACGGGGGCAATGTGGAGCTGGTGGAAATCGATGGCCCGGTGGTGAAACTGCGCCTACAAGGGGCCTGTGGTGCCTGCCCCAGCTCTACTATGACCTTAAAAATGGGCATCGAGCGCAAGTTGCGGGAGAGCATTCCCGATGTTCTAGAGGTAGAACAGGTGTTCTGA
- a CDS encoding sensor histidine kinase, with the protein MVASSRLSVLRPDPIFYTQDRQRRFWSFYWEDAEKYAIHPQQILSGQQPWELANAGEYEAKVSQVFEVGDPLQCQCQVLSPRYKLHLHLSLNPVRDMEGEVIAISVVGKLLGATPFSLAGRASSSSNPLNPVVLDPVQGITTQLMRNIRHSLDIRQLCQQTVDQLGQLFGVDRCLMALYEVGHDSLTIAAEYRQHPKAGSLLNQTLRLADYPHLLQALKQEEPLEAGRNLVIAMSYQGYANSLLWLEILDPDVDPIWQSGHIQVLQSISTYLGTAIAHAILLDQSRQLATRLQLANQTLRQKNKELEYARTQAESANQLKSQFLANTSHELRTPLNGMIGFIKLVLDGIAEDREEELDFLREAYRSALHLLALINDVLDIAKIEAGKMQLESQPCDLQTLLKDVEAKTSLQASQKGLKLSFHLPNTPDQILLLGDYQRLLQVLLNLVGNAIKFTPAGSVTVRADIIPGNPFRARIRVIDTGIGVSLEKQQRLFQAFSQVDGSTTRQYGGTGLGLAISQRLVEAMEGEMNFYSLGEGLGSTVTFTVPLYRKPLLGGEEELPTAALPVRELLPEEQPEEREDTDPTLVPFPKPPVRQ; encoded by the coding sequence ATGGTGGCCTCCTCTCGCCTGAGCGTGCTCCGACCCGATCCGATCTTTTACACTCAGGATCGACAGAGGCGTTTTTGGAGTTTTTACTGGGAGGACGCCGAGAAATATGCCATTCATCCGCAGCAGATCCTAAGCGGACAACAGCCCTGGGAGTTGGCCAATGCAGGAGAGTACGAGGCCAAGGTTAGTCAGGTGTTTGAAGTCGGGGATCCCCTCCAGTGCCAATGTCAGGTGCTCTCCCCCCGCTATAAGTTGCACCTTCACCTTTCGCTCAATCCTGTGCGGGATATGGAAGGAGAGGTGATCGCCATCTCGGTGGTGGGCAAGTTGTTGGGAGCGACACCTTTTTCTTTAGCCGGACGGGCTAGCAGCTCCAGCAACCCGCTCAATCCGGTCGTTTTGGATCCGGTGCAGGGGATCACGACGCAGTTAATGCGCAACATCCGACATTCCCTTGATATCCGCCAATTGTGCCAACAAACCGTGGATCAGCTGGGGCAGTTGTTTGGGGTGGATCGCTGCCTGATGGCCCTCTACGAAGTGGGGCACGATTCTTTGACCATTGCTGCGGAGTATCGACAACACCCCAAAGCGGGCTCCCTGCTCAACCAAACTCTGCGGCTGGCGGATTACCCCCACCTGTTGCAAGCCCTCAAACAAGAGGAACCACTCGAGGCGGGCCGCAACCTAGTGATCGCCATGTCCTACCAGGGGTACGCCAACAGCTTGCTATGGCTGGAGATTCTCGACCCGGATGTGGATCCCATCTGGCAATCCGGCCACATTCAAGTGCTGCAAAGCATTTCTACTTACTTGGGCACTGCCATTGCCCACGCCATTCTGTTGGATCAGAGCCGTCAACTGGCCACCCGTCTGCAACTGGCTAACCAAACTCTGCGCCAAAAAAACAAAGAGCTGGAATATGCCCGCACTCAGGCGGAATCCGCCAACCAACTGAAGAGCCAATTTTTGGCTAATACCTCCCACGAGTTGCGCACCCCCCTAAATGGCATGATCGGCTTCATCAAGCTGGTACTGGATGGCATTGCCGAAGATCGCGAAGAGGAGTTGGACTTTTTGCGAGAAGCCTATCGCTCCGCTCTGCACCTATTGGCTCTGATCAACGATGTCTTGGATATCGCCAAGATCGAGGCGGGCAAAATGCAACTGGAATCGCAGCCCTGTGATTTGCAAACCCTCTTGAAGGATGTGGAAGCCAAGACCAGTTTGCAGGCCAGCCAAAAGGGCTTAAAGCTGAGCTTTCATCTGCCCAACACCCCCGATCAAATTCTGCTGTTGGGGGATTACCAACGTCTGTTGCAGGTGCTGCTCAATTTGGTGGGCAATGCCATCAAATTTACCCCAGCCGGCTCCGTGACGGTGCGGGCGGATATCATTCCTGGCAACCCCTTCCGTGCTCGCATTCGGGTGATCGATACCGGTATTGGAGTGTCGTTAGAGAAGCAGCAGCGGCTGTTTCAAGCCTTTAGCCAAGTGGATGGCTCCACGACCCGCCAATACGGGGGCACAGGGTTGGGGCTGGCGATCAGCCAACGGTTGGTGGAGGCGATGGAAGGGGAGATGAATTTCTACAGTTTGGGAGAAGGGTTGGGATCCACCGTCACTTTCACGGTGCCCCTCTACCGCAAGCCGCTCCTGGGTGGAGAGGAGGAGCTGCCCACCGCCGCTCTACCTGTTCGTGAACTCCTGCCGGAAGAACAACCCGAAGAACGGGAAGATACGGATCCCACCCTGGTGCCTTTCCCCAAGCCGCCGGTGCGGCAATAA